One part of the Halobacteriovorax vibrionivorans genome encodes these proteins:
- a CDS encoding acetoacetate--CoA ligase, whose product MSNILYTPSNVRIQSSNMMEFIKYINKSQGLDCQSYHSLHKYSVDNPNSFWKELVKFYDVDFSGELEPVCTDLSFDTYGWFPNMKLNFAKNMLKKGRDVNIALSSVRESGKTIKTTFEQLRKDVSGLQKVIKDHISKGDVLACYMPNITETATSMLATTALGGVFTSTSSDFGIEGVIDRFGQSKPKVLVTVNGYEYGGKYFDLTDKINAVVSKIDSIEKVIVVDFKGEGMDVSSIHKAVSWSDIVKPSEDEIEFIECDFKDPLYIMYSSGTTGKPKCIVHSIGGTLLNHIKELGLHTNLKEDSTIMYFTTCGWMMWNWLISSLYFGATTVLYEGSPAYPTFGDFISLIEKEQINIFGTSPKFLKALEDSGIDLSKYDFSSLETMLSTGAPLLPEQFDYVYNKFKKDIQLSSISGGTDIIGCFFLGNPILPVHRGELQCAGLGMDVTCFDSRGKEVKGEEGELVCLQSFPSRPIYFLNDDNGERIHKAYFAEFKGVWHHGDFIKITETGGAQVLGRSDATLNPGGVRIGTAEIYRQTETIDFIEDSVCVGKNIDGDVEVWLFVVTKDGHELSKEDIKLIRSRIRENTTPRHMPKKVIAVKGIPYTRSGKKMEMAVSRLINGRKLDNVQAVSNPESLDYFKSL is encoded by the coding sequence GTGAGTAATATTTTATACACGCCAAGCAACGTAAGAATTCAGTCATCAAATATGATGGAGTTCATTAAGTATATTAATAAGTCTCAAGGCCTTGATTGCCAGTCTTATCATTCTCTCCATAAGTACTCGGTTGATAATCCAAATAGTTTTTGGAAAGAACTCGTAAAATTCTATGATGTTGATTTCAGCGGAGAATTAGAGCCTGTATGTACTGATCTAAGTTTTGATACTTATGGTTGGTTTCCAAATATGAAGCTTAACTTCGCAAAGAATATGCTCAAGAAAGGCCGTGATGTAAATATTGCTCTAAGCAGTGTTCGAGAATCTGGTAAAACAATTAAAACGACATTTGAGCAATTGCGAAAAGATGTTTCAGGATTACAAAAAGTCATAAAAGATCATATTTCTAAAGGCGATGTTCTTGCTTGTTATATGCCAAATATCACTGAAACTGCGACATCAATGTTAGCGACAACAGCTCTTGGTGGAGTATTTACTTCGACTTCAAGTGACTTTGGTATCGAAGGTGTTATTGATCGTTTTGGCCAATCAAAACCGAAGGTCCTTGTTACTGTTAACGGATACGAATATGGTGGAAAATACTTTGATCTAACAGATAAGATAAATGCTGTTGTTTCAAAGATTGATAGTATTGAAAAAGTTATTGTCGTTGATTTCAAGGGCGAGGGGATGGATGTTTCATCAATTCATAAGGCCGTCTCTTGGAGTGATATTGTAAAGCCAAGTGAAGATGAAATCGAATTTATAGAGTGTGATTTTAAAGATCCTCTTTATATCATGTATTCATCGGGGACAACTGGAAAGCCGAAGTGTATTGTTCACTCAATTGGAGGAACATTACTTAACCATATTAAAGAATTAGGCTTACATACAAATCTAAAAGAAGATTCGACAATAATGTATTTCACTACTTGTGGTTGGATGATGTGGAATTGGTTGATCTCTTCACTTTATTTTGGAGCAACTACAGTTCTTTATGAAGGATCACCTGCATATCCAACTTTCGGTGACTTTATTTCCTTAATTGAAAAAGAACAAATTAATATATTTGGAACAAGTCCTAAGTTTTTAAAGGCCCTTGAAGATTCAGGTATCGATCTTTCTAAATATGACTTTTCATCTTTAGAAACAATGCTCTCAACAGGTGCACCGCTACTACCTGAGCAATTTGACTATGTTTATAATAAATTTAAAAAAGATATCCAGCTTTCAAGTATATCTGGTGGAACAGATATTATTGGTTGCTTCTTCTTAGGAAATCCTATTCTTCCAGTTCATCGAGGAGAGTTACAATGTGCAGGCCTTGGAATGGATGTCACTTGTTTTGATTCTCGTGGAAAAGAGGTAAAAGGTGAGGAAGGGGAACTCGTTTGTCTTCAAAGCTTTCCATCTCGACCAATTTATTTCTTAAATGATGATAACGGCGAAAGAATCCACAAAGCCTATTTTGCAGAGTTTAAAGGCGTTTGGCATCATGGTGACTTTATTAAAATCACTGAAACAGGTGGTGCACAAGTTTTAGGGCGATCTGATGCTACTCTTAATCCTGGTGGTGTTCGAATTGGTACCGCAGAAATTTATCGCCAAACTGAAACAATTGACTTCATCGAAGATTCAGTTTGTGTCGGAAAGAATATTGATGGGGATGTCGAAGTATGGCTCTTTGTTGTCACAAAAGATGGCCATGAACTTTCAAAAGAAGATATCAAACTAATTCGCTCGCGTATTCGTGAGAACACAACACCAAGGCATATGCCTAAGAAGGTGATTGCAGTGAAGGGCATCCCATACACACGCTCAGGTAAAAAAATGGAAATGGCCGTAAGTCGTTTAATAAACGGACGCAAGCTCGATAATGTTCAAGCGGTATCAAATCCAGAAAGTCTAGATTATTTTAAAAGCCTCTAA
- a CDS encoding C1 family peptidase, giving the protein MNLVILFSSVHADELPSKSDIHGLIGLQTAVKSQGSRGTCTMFTAIGMVEHLLIRKQGFLPVELDLSEQWMEYIIMKDKLTEGSSTSKNMRAILDMGVVYEKTWPYSRKKWPSLDEDFPQINIAKKTCGHLVVLPKYLKSCLLGQRDPRLFTMSDYDIAQIDPDFIPIRKESIYLRDTLVSNLFKRKKSYKSRDLNKIKQWLNDGKSVIMGTKLYYGSWNSKKTITHEIQERDKSKWYAGIVGYPEIGTRDRRISSVKGGGHSMILVGYDDDVIVETKMQMEDGSWKEFEYKGVYYFKNSWGVKGFGKKFKLDGVSYPGYGMITQKYAHEFGRFFYID; this is encoded by the coding sequence TTGAATTTGGTAATTCTCTTTAGCTCAGTCCATGCCGATGAGCTTCCATCTAAGAGTGATATTCACGGCCTCATTGGTTTACAAACTGCTGTAAAGTCTCAAGGCTCTCGAGGCACTTGTACAATGTTTACGGCCATTGGAATGGTGGAGCACTTGTTGATACGTAAACAAGGATTTTTACCCGTTGAGTTAGATCTGTCCGAGCAATGGATGGAGTATATTATTATGAAAGATAAGCTCACTGAAGGCTCTTCAACTTCGAAGAATATGAGGGCCATCTTAGATATGGGTGTTGTTTATGAAAAGACATGGCCTTACTCTCGTAAAAAATGGCCATCTCTTGATGAAGACTTCCCACAAATTAATATTGCAAAGAAAACATGCGGGCACCTTGTTGTTCTTCCTAAGTATTTAAAGTCTTGTTTACTTGGTCAAAGAGATCCAAGACTTTTTACAATGTCTGATTATGATATTGCACAAATTGACCCTGACTTTATTCCAATTAGAAAGGAATCAATTTATCTAAGAGATACTTTAGTAAGTAACTTATTTAAGAGAAAAAAATCATATAAATCAAGAGACCTCAATAAAATTAAGCAATGGTTAAATGACGGGAAGTCCGTTATTATGGGTACTAAATTATATTACGGTTCTTGGAATTCTAAGAAGACAATTACTCACGAAATTCAAGAGCGTGATAAGTCTAAATGGTATGCAGGTATTGTTGGATACCCTGAGATTGGGACTCGAGATCGTCGAATTTCTTCTGTCAAAGGAGGAGGCCATTCTATGATCCTTGTTGGTTACGATGATGATGTTATTGTAGAGACAAAGATGCAAATGGAAGATGGTTCTTGGAAAGAGTTTGAATATAAGGGAGTTTATTATTTTAAAAACTCTTGGGGCGTAAAAGGCTTTGGGAAAAAATTTAAACTCGATGGAGTAAGCTATCCAGGATACGGAATGATTACTCAAAAGTATGCACATGAATTTGGAAGATTTTTCTATATCGATTAA
- a CDS encoding response regulator gives MKEKIVFIDDDENIADLFAMTLSAGGHETKALSGEHDVEQYFHNISDDLKIVIADKNMPVINGPEVVRRFESGPKAGKLEYIIISGDEELDSDDISQKVHFMRKPFKKEQLLSLIEEIL, from the coding sequence ATGAAAGAAAAAATTGTTTTTATTGATGACGATGAGAATATTGCTGACCTATTTGCCATGACATTGAGCGCAGGTGGTCATGAGACGAAGGCCCTAAGCGGAGAGCACGACGTAGAGCAATATTTTCATAATATTAGCGATGACCTTAAAATCGTTATTGCAGACAAGAATATGCCCGTCATCAATGGCCCTGAAGTCGTAAGACGTTTTGAAAGTGGCCCAAAAGCGGGAAAACTTGAGTATATAATTATCTCAGGTGACGAAGAGTTAGATAGCGACGATATCTCTCAAAAAGTTCACTTTATGAGAAAACCGTTTAAGAAAGAACAACTTTTATCTTTAATTGAGGAAATTCTTTAA
- a CDS encoding proline dehydrogenase family protein → MKLPVIKQINLDENFRLDFYEHFSSLILDEENNLKEEVKKELVFWTSFDSSFKFQIALEGTQFLLGVDNKDKVLRLCNVKMANEIFLLDNFNGEKNKAYKAFKNHVTKVMKVRIGDFPGVSRIITKRYNLDTHAQIDTEEVSKMTETITKKLLVYINGYSPVFFEKISDFALGLTANYALLRIHLLKFLAILPSLDHDDEGTEVKRTLKEALRRLIVDSKKAEELGLKGDRQPLPSQLVLLFYFTLLIVKVFPAKPLAAIVRFKVRFMARRFIAGETIETAQKNFSTIFKSGRDVTLDQLGELVVSEEEADNYMNEVLKLVNGFSMHISPGRRNKAGILRAHVSIKVSALCSDFRPEAFNYTYSLVAPRLIKILKAGMEQQVFINIDAEHYHYRDIVFEVYKKALLDTPELKDYADTGIVVQAYLRDCYEHLQDIIDLAKQRGHNMPIRLVKGAYWDAETVEAEAHAHNAPEFLNKEETDINFRQMIDETFKAFPHIKLCLASHNFSDHAFASALRETKYSDIDEIEHQCLHMTYEALSTAMAKMGWAVRNYVPIGSLIVGMAYLVRRIMENSSQVGVLTIMRSHKKNAKLMAPNDIYAKHHEEGLLNLDSTITNIFGDFSNCPPLKTYLEKELKYFRRDFEKFELGKDYESDFKLSGEVENVLSPSDGKSVVGKITFATLDDAQKALDTVDKSFYDGEWSSYSWQKRASIMAHAAEIMYMRRNYYSALIMHESGKAISEALADVDEAIDFLNYYIRRLQEVGPSRDIDARGPFAIIAPWNFPMAIPCGMTASALLTGSSVILKPAEQTPLITCELVNLFHEVGVPKDALIHLPGVGETVGQKLVEDERIAGVIFTGSKPVGVHIAKVCSQRLYHNRETQKTYPVKVITEMGGKNAVIVTNNAELDETVDGILYSAFAHAGQKCSAASRVLVDREVKDKLIARLKQAALDINVGPATDFASYINPLVSQEEKDRLIAQVKQACEEAHKYGGKVHVNRSEEDLPGYCVGPTVIELPKSRAYDPESFACRELFAPVVHILPYDDHDDALELFNSVEYGLTGGIFSQSQDDIDYLSKEMLVGSNYINRGITGARVAIEPFGGFKMSGTGPKAGGEDYLRSLFVRPSDEDISESFYEEGGNDSPVISRSSRSDHFIRREKILGAIDEILGNFGPLFPGTFGGQRHNIIELKKWFEVEYLELLNHGRNNRYIPGQINYSVFDANKDRALYLSLNKDINMQTFFAVLMSLAAGTGVTVLCSNKASYQWWNFLIDILKKNRFSKKNIDCYFVNKDKMHELLKENFDVVICDGDEENIREFNKIQGEYNGQSVMTTFITPLEDFINCSYFDLFHLFSCERSYAVNIMRHGAPMELDQ, encoded by the coding sequence GTGAAGCTACCTGTTATTAAACAGATCAATTTAGATGAGAATTTTAGACTCGATTTTTATGAACATTTCTCATCACTTATTCTCGATGAAGAGAATAATCTAAAAGAAGAAGTAAAAAAAGAATTAGTCTTTTGGACTTCTTTTGATAGTTCATTCAAATTTCAAATTGCTCTAGAAGGAACACAATTTCTTTTAGGTGTTGATAATAAAGATAAGGTTCTAAGACTTTGTAATGTTAAGATGGCAAATGAAATTTTTCTTCTTGATAATTTCAACGGAGAAAAGAATAAAGCCTATAAAGCATTTAAGAATCATGTAACGAAGGTTATGAAGGTTAGAATTGGGGACTTCCCTGGTGTTAGTCGTATCATTACAAAACGTTATAACTTAGATACACACGCCCAAATTGATACTGAAGAAGTTTCAAAAATGACTGAGACGATTACTAAAAAGCTTTTAGTATATATCAATGGATATTCTCCTGTCTTTTTTGAAAAAATCTCTGACTTTGCTTTAGGTCTTACGGCCAATTATGCTCTTCTAAGAATTCACTTACTTAAGTTCTTGGCAATTCTTCCTTCTCTTGATCACGATGATGAAGGAACAGAAGTTAAGAGGACTTTAAAAGAAGCGTTAAGACGTCTTATTGTCGATTCTAAGAAAGCTGAAGAACTTGGCCTAAAAGGGGATAGACAACCTCTTCCTTCTCAATTAGTTCTTCTTTTCTACTTTACTTTATTAATTGTAAAAGTCTTTCCAGCAAAACCACTTGCTGCCATTGTTCGTTTTAAAGTTCGATTTATGGCAAGAAGATTTATTGCAGGTGAGACAATTGAAACAGCCCAAAAGAATTTCTCGACGATCTTTAAGTCTGGTCGTGATGTAACCCTGGATCAGTTAGGTGAGTTAGTTGTATCAGAAGAAGAAGCTGATAATTATATGAATGAAGTTCTAAAACTAGTTAATGGTTTTAGTATGCATATCTCTCCAGGTCGTAGAAATAAGGCCGGAATTCTTCGTGCCCACGTATCGATTAAAGTTTCAGCTCTTTGTTCTGACTTTAGGCCAGAAGCTTTTAATTATACATATAGTTTAGTTGCTCCAAGACTTATCAAGATCTTAAAAGCAGGGATGGAGCAACAGGTTTTTATCAATATCGATGCCGAACACTATCACTACCGCGATATAGTTTTTGAGGTTTATAAAAAGGCGCTTCTTGATACTCCTGAGTTAAAAGATTATGCAGATACTGGTATTGTTGTTCAAGCCTACCTTCGTGACTGCTACGAGCATCTACAAGACATTATTGATCTAGCAAAACAGCGTGGACATAATATGCCAATACGTCTTGTAAAAGGTGCTTATTGGGATGCTGAAACAGTTGAGGCCGAAGCTCATGCTCACAACGCTCCTGAATTTTTAAATAAAGAAGAAACAGATATTAACTTTAGACAAATGATCGATGAGACATTTAAGGCCTTTCCACATATTAAATTATGTCTTGCCTCTCACAACTTCTCTGATCACGCTTTTGCAAGTGCTCTTAGAGAGACTAAATATAGTGATATCGATGAAATCGAACACCAGTGTCTACATATGACATATGAGGCCTTGTCTACGGCCATGGCCAAAATGGGATGGGCAGTCAGAAATTATGTACCTATCGGTTCATTAATTGTTGGTATGGCATATCTCGTTCGTCGTATTATGGAGAACTCATCTCAAGTTGGTGTTCTGACAATTATGAGAAGTCATAAGAAGAATGCAAAACTTATGGCACCAAATGATATTTATGCTAAACATCATGAGGAAGGGCTTCTAAATCTTGACTCAACAATCACAAATATCTTTGGTGATTTTTCTAATTGTCCACCACTGAAAACTTATCTCGAAAAAGAATTGAAGTACTTTAGAAGAGACTTTGAAAAGTTTGAATTAGGTAAAGATTATGAAAGTGATTTCAAACTAAGTGGTGAAGTTGAAAATGTACTTTCTCCTTCAGATGGAAAATCTGTCGTAGGTAAAATTACTTTTGCTACACTTGATGATGCGCAAAAAGCGTTAGATACAGTTGATAAATCATTCTATGATGGAGAGTGGTCGAGTTACTCTTGGCAGAAACGTGCCAGTATTATGGCCCATGCTGCTGAGATTATGTATATGCGCAGAAATTACTATTCTGCACTTATTATGCATGAGTCAGGTAAGGCCATTAGTGAGGCACTTGCAGATGTCGATGAAGCAATTGATTTTTTAAATTATTATATTCGCCGTTTACAAGAAGTTGGCCCAAGTCGAGACATCGATGCTCGAGGCCCATTTGCTATTATCGCACCTTGGAATTTTCCAATGGCCATCCCATGTGGAATGACTGCATCAGCACTTCTAACAGGCTCAAGTGTTATCTTAAAGCCTGCAGAACAAACTCCACTGATTACATGTGAGCTAGTTAATCTATTCCATGAAGTAGGTGTTCCAAAAGATGCTCTTATTCATCTTCCTGGTGTTGGTGAGACTGTTGGACAAAAGCTTGTTGAAGATGAGCGTATTGCAGGTGTTATCTTTACTGGTTCAAAACCAGTAGGGGTTCATATCGCAAAAGTTTGTAGCCAACGTTTATATCATAATCGCGAAACGCAAAAGACTTATCCAGTTAAAGTCATCACTGAGATGGGTGGAAAGAATGCTGTAATTGTAACGAATAACGCTGAACTTGATGAAACAGTTGATGGAATTCTCTACTCAGCATTTGCTCACGCTGGACAAAAATGTTCGGCGGCATCACGAGTTCTTGTTGACCGTGAAGTTAAAGATAAACTCATTGCAAGGTTAAAACAGGCTGCACTTGATATTAATGTCGGGCCAGCAACAGACTTTGCAAGTTATATTAATCCACTTGTAAGCCAAGAAGAAAAAGACCGTTTAATCGCTCAAGTGAAACAAGCATGTGAAGAAGCTCATAAGTATGGTGGTAAAGTTCACGTAAATCGTAGTGAGGAAGATCTTCCAGGTTATTGCGTTGGACCAACTGTTATTGAACTTCCAAAGTCTCGCGCCTATGATCCTGAAAGCTTTGCATGTCGAGAGTTATTTGCACCAGTCGTACACATTCTTCCTTATGATGATCATGACGATGCATTAGAGTTATTCAATAGCGTTGAATACGGACTAACAGGTGGGATTTTCTCTCAATCTCAAGATGATATTGATTATCTTTCAAAAGAGATGCTTGTGGGGAGTAATTATATCAACCGTGGTATCACTGGTGCTCGTGTTGCGATTGAGCCATTTGGTGGATTTAAAATGTCTGGTACAGGTCCAAAGGCCGGTGGTGAAGACTACTTACGAAGCCTATTTGTAAGGCCAAGTGATGAAGATATTTCTGAGTCTTTCTATGAAGAGGGTGGAAACGATTCTCCTGTCATCTCTCGCTCTTCTCGATCAGATCACTTTATTAGACGTGAAAAGATTCTAGGTGCTATTGATGAAATTCTTGGGAATTTTGGTCCTCTCTTTCCTGGAACATTTGGTGGTCAAAGACATAATATTATTGAATTAAAAAAATGGTTTGAAGTAGAATACCTTGAGCTATTAAATCATGGCCGAAATAACCGCTATATTCCTGGTCAGATTAACTACTCTGTATTTGATGCTAATAAAGACCGCGCACTCTATTTAAGTTTAAATAAAGATATTAATATGCAGACATTCTTTGCTGTTCTAATGTCTTTAGCGGCAGGAACAGGTGTGACAGTTCTTTGCTCTAACAAAGCATCTTATCAATGGTGGAACTTCCTTATTGATATTTTAAAGAAGAATCGTTTCTCTAAGAAGAATATTGATTGTTACTTTGTAAACAAAGATAAAATGCATGAGCTTCTAAAAGAGAATTTTGATGTTGTGATTTGTGATGGAGATGAGGAGAATATTAGAGAGTTCAATAAAATTCAAGGTGAGTATAATGGGCAATCTGTAATGACGACTTTTATCACTCCTCTTGAAGACTTTATCAATTGTTCTTACTTTGATCTCTTCCACCTTTTCTCATGTGAAAGAAGTTACGCTGTAAATATCATGAGGCATGGTGCACCGATGGAGTTAGATCAGTAA